The Chryseobacterium nakagawai genome has a segment encoding these proteins:
- a CDS encoding DUF6712 family protein, with protein sequence MIKANILFDKTGSGSSEILEVLGINDADIDINHIWQQLRASTKKIIKIIGSTNYDIAVQLYNNGDLEDEYLSIIRYAIALDAFRNYAPLTDLAFTTQGRSFRNDEHNRVPWEWQIDKSDAAMEKSYYAIVNEIIQYIVEDEELEQSDYMLQFSGLFVPDIFEFQKYVHINDSYLLYFMLAPSMMLFEHKEILTRVGSKLEELKKNQDSYIFRLIQNSSVLFAMKDGLKKFSIQLFPQGTMKAGKSDKRSATGYDIESTVNYYDSELKSLLLLIENEIKKSKGIVVERRKINFDSTDGFVTM encoded by the coding sequence ATGATAAAAGCAAATATTCTATTCGATAAAACAGGTTCCGGATCTTCAGAAATTTTGGAAGTTCTTGGAATTAATGATGCTGATATTGATATAAACCATATTTGGCAACAGTTAAGGGCGTCTACTAAAAAAATCATTAAAATTATTGGTTCTACCAATTATGATATCGCTGTACAACTATATAATAATGGAGATTTAGAAGATGAATACTTATCAATTATTCGTTATGCAATAGCATTAGATGCATTTCGCAATTACGCACCTCTTACAGACCTTGCATTTACTACACAGGGCCGATCATTCAGGAATGATGAACATAACAGAGTTCCATGGGAATGGCAGATCGATAAATCTGATGCGGCAATGGAAAAATCTTATTATGCAATTGTGAATGAAATTATACAATATATCGTTGAAGATGAAGAATTAGAGCAATCAGATTATATGCTCCAATTTTCAGGTTTATTTGTTCCTGATATTTTTGAATTTCAAAAGTATGTACACATCAATGATTCTTATTTACTTTATTTCATGCTCGCTCCATCGATGATGCTATTTGAACATAAAGAAATACTCACTAGGGTTGGAAGTAAATTGGAAGAATTAAAAAAGAATCAAGACTCTTATATTTTTCGATTAATCCAAAATAGTTCTGTCCTCTTCGCTATGAAAGATGGGTTGAAAAAGTTTTCAATTCAATTATTTCCTCAAGGCACAATGAAGGCAGGAAAATCAGACAAAAGATCAGCTACAGGTTATGATATTGAGTCAACAGTCAATTATTATGATTCGGAACTAAAATCTCTACTATTGTTAATTGAAAATGAGATTAAGAAATCAAAAGGAATTGTCGTTGAAAGAAGAAAAATCAATTTTGATTCTACAGATGGATTTGTCACAATGTAA
- a CDS encoding phage tail tape measure protein, producing the protein MASGKQIRDEIMRMTIAVNSDPAQREIHNLNSKIQEFSNANKNLANSQKDLMKQRKSDEQAIGKYGVEIDKLKQKQRQNQDVTDAEIRLLKNKQLQFEKGSKQYHSIQEKINNVQAKATTTTKSLDVAIANLTSKQEKHNYTLEIAKNEYSKVTHEIESNNRVISENKARIEELTKSLDINRLTVSQLKREAEQLRAQLEHVIPSTPEAKALEERLKAIRERLAEVNDGADDGSDSFGTLSEQFNQYAGVITATLGTLAGLTLSIQEVIDRNNEMTDAMSAVEKTTGMAKNEVEELARAFSDFDTRTKKIDLLKIAEVGGRLGVAKGEIKDFTQEVDKAYVALGDSWKGGVDNLADSLGRIASLYKETKKLPIAESINQVGSALNELAAQGASSEQNIAEFVTRLGALPPAMKPPLNTLLGFGSALEESGINAEIGASGFGKFIRVASTNAQGFAQVMRVPVAQVKEMINTNPAEFFLKFSEGLKGLDTIQLGSILDYLKLNDNEVQRVIGSATENTDKFRKSVEVASNAVKEGTSLQDEFNKVNNNAAAIYEKIQRKIAESFTAKVFAEFLETAVNAFGRFIGVVEDASGIATGFRNTLIFLTKVIAVLAATTLSYNYITGVYNALLTTTTERVLGLTIVEKARNLVSAIGRTLNTLYTMGLALMGAGYALVTRNTAQATFAMQGFNAAARANPLGIILTLVTLVATAYFAFSKEADNAKNAQKSLNDVMKEGVKNAAQEITQLEISYNKAIKAKEGTNERKKAIEALQKQFPAYFGNLDAEKAKNSDLRKSYLELRDAIVASARAKAAQSELEKREAERLKRDEEWRQRMIDEQKRNMEIKSRGSGQTELGADSGENIQYVDNSTLLEASNKRVKDLIDERIAFKKKDIADDKYYLLEVENNNAKAAKLRGDEKDPKSSYYVPDPDGDKAAKKAEQERKKAERERIAAEKKAAREARQHENENNKMRKNGEDAEQLARELEVNKSDAIIEAMKDGYEKEIAQIALQEKRKKVEIDKKRVGQTEIDILQKKINLAKGDDKLLFQALMDSWLSNNKALDQYKQSLQDISDNKRRTAKFKSDQKDNSDKQIVHEAALAKLQEDFNKEIAQYSTLASLKDSLKGRIETKELNKIKSWSEGREALQKLYNKKEIDLQVAHLEAMVTIYSGFDLSLLTEEQQKEVLKFISEAGNKIAELKAKAKAQDQDKQDKTKGDLGKDNSVDILGLNQTQWIQMFDNIEKGTDMLGTMSGAVVALQNAFSLYYKYVETNEKRQLSTYEKNTESKKKRLKQQLDSGIINQETYKKLTIEADTELEKKKAQLAAKAAKRERDMQIANIIGNTALGIMKVWSDPGYPMAIPLSIAVGALGAVQLANVISTPLPTAEGYEGGFNTEYPIIREQDGRRFNVKRKKLVSGAVDRPTHFIAGENGVEMVIDNPTWTTYSPALKQAIYSANAKARGYEYGYNINETLKPTSVTSEESNLLLANALIKYSGVMEKIQEKGIPTYIVKNARNGKELGEMIKAYDDLVNKNIH; encoded by the coding sequence ATGGCATCAGGTAAACAGATTAGGGATGAGATAATGCGGATGACCATCGCAGTTAATTCTGACCCAGCTCAAAGAGAAATCCACAATCTCAATAGTAAAATACAAGAATTTAGTAATGCTAATAAAAATCTAGCTAATAGCCAAAAGGATTTAATGAAACAACGTAAATCTGATGAACAGGCTATTGGTAAATATGGAGTTGAGATTGATAAGTTAAAGCAGAAGCAGAGACAGAATCAGGATGTAACGGACGCTGAAATACGTCTATTAAAGAATAAACAGTTACAGTTTGAGAAAGGATCTAAGCAATACCATTCCATCCAGGAAAAAATAAACAATGTTCAAGCTAAAGCAACTACTACTACAAAATCATTGGATGTAGCCATTGCCAACTTGACAAGTAAACAGGAAAAACACAATTACACTTTAGAAATAGCTAAGAATGAATATAGTAAAGTTACTCATGAAATAGAAAGTAATAATAGGGTCATATCCGAGAATAAGGCTCGTATCGAAGAACTAACGAAAAGTTTGGATATCAACCGACTTACTGTCTCACAACTTAAAAGAGAGGCCGAGCAGTTACGGGCACAGTTGGAACATGTCATTCCGAGTACACCTGAAGCCAAAGCACTTGAAGAGCGCTTAAAGGCTATAAGAGAAAGACTGGCAGAAGTGAACGATGGAGCAGATGATGGATCAGATTCTTTTGGTACACTGTCTGAACAATTTAACCAATATGCAGGAGTCATTACAGCAACATTAGGAACCTTAGCCGGATTAACATTGTCAATTCAAGAGGTAATTGATAGAAATAATGAAATGACAGATGCGATGTCAGCAGTAGAAAAAACCACTGGCATGGCAAAGAATGAAGTGGAAGAACTCGCCAGGGCATTCTCTGATTTTGACACTCGTACTAAGAAGATAGATCTATTAAAAATCGCCGAAGTAGGGGGAAGGCTTGGGGTTGCTAAAGGAGAGATTAAAGACTTTACTCAAGAAGTTGATAAGGCGTATGTTGCATTAGGTGATAGTTGGAAAGGAGGTGTAGATAATCTGGCCGATTCCCTGGGAAGGATCGCATCATTGTACAAGGAAACGAAGAAATTACCAATTGCTGAATCAATTAATCAGGTGGGGTCTGCTTTGAATGAATTGGCAGCACAGGGAGCTTCAAGTGAGCAGAATATTGCAGAATTTGTAACGAGATTAGGGGCTTTGCCTCCGGCAATGAAACCCCCGCTAAATACATTATTAGGCTTTGGATCAGCATTGGAAGAGTCAGGAATTAATGCTGAAATAGGTGCCTCTGGGTTTGGAAAATTTATTAGAGTAGCATCAACCAATGCTCAGGGTTTTGCACAGGTTATGCGAGTTCCAGTCGCTCAGGTAAAGGAAATGATCAATACTAACCCGGCTGAATTCTTTTTAAAATTTTCTGAAGGATTAAAAGGGCTTGATACAATTCAATTAGGGAGTATTCTAGATTATCTGAAGTTAAATGACAATGAAGTACAAAGAGTAATTGGTTCTGCAACTGAAAATACGGATAAATTTAGAAAATCTGTTGAAGTTGCCAGTAATGCGGTCAAAGAAGGGACCTCTTTACAAGATGAATTTAATAAAGTAAATAATAATGCAGCTGCTATTTATGAAAAAATTCAAAGGAAAATTGCTGAAAGTTTTACTGCTAAAGTATTCGCTGAATTTTTAGAAACTGCAGTAAATGCATTTGGACGATTTATAGGAGTAGTAGAAGATGCAAGTGGTATTGCAACCGGTTTTAGAAATACTTTGATTTTTTTGACAAAAGTCATAGCCGTATTGGCTGCAACTACATTGTCTTATAACTATATAACAGGTGTTTATAATGCACTGTTGACAACGACTACAGAGCGAGTATTAGGCTTAACTATTGTTGAAAAAGCACGTAATCTAGTTTCCGCCATTGGACGAACTTTAAATACCCTTTATACCATGGGATTAGCCTTAATGGGTGCCGGATACGCTTTAGTCACAAGAAATACGGCTCAGGCAACTTTTGCGATGCAGGGATTTAATGCAGCAGCAAGGGCTAATCCATTAGGGATAATATTGACATTAGTGACTCTGGTAGCAACTGCATATTTTGCATTTTCAAAAGAAGCGGATAATGCTAAAAATGCGCAAAAATCATTAAATGATGTAATGAAAGAAGGGGTTAAGAATGCAGCCCAGGAAATAACTCAATTAGAAATTAGCTATAATAAAGCCATTAAAGCTAAGGAAGGCACAAATGAACGGAAAAAAGCTATAGAAGCTCTTCAAAAACAATTCCCTGCTTATTTTGGTAATCTTGATGCTGAAAAAGCTAAAAATTCAGATTTACGAAAATCTTACCTTGAATTGCGGGATGCAATTGTTGCTTCTGCAAGGGCAAAAGCCGCCCAATCAGAACTTGAAAAAAGGGAGGCTGAAAGGTTGAAGCGAGATGAGGAATGGAGGCAAAGAATGATCGATGAGCAAAAAAGAAATATGGAAATCAAGTCTAGAGGTTCTGGGCAAACAGAGTTAGGTGCTGATTCCGGTGAAAATATTCAATATGTTGATAATTCCACTTTGTTAGAGGCAAGTAACAAGAGAGTCAAGGATTTGATTGATGAAAGAATTGCATTTAAGAAAAAAGATATAGCTGATGATAAATATTATTTGTTAGAAGTTGAAAATAATAATGCGAAAGCTGCTAAACTTCGAGGTGATGAAAAAGATCCTAAGTCGTCATATTACGTTCCAGATCCAGATGGTGATAAAGCAGCTAAAAAAGCTGAACAAGAGAGGAAAAAAGCTGAAAGAGAAAGAATTGCTGCAGAGAAAAAGGCAGCTCGCGAAGCTCGTCAACATGAAAATGAGAATAATAAAATGCGTAAAAATGGAGAAGATGCAGAGCAATTGGCTCGTGAATTAGAAGTTAATAAAAGTGATGCCATCATTGAGGCAATGAAGGATGGTTATGAGAAAGAAATAGCTCAAATTGCTCTTCAGGAAAAAAGGAAGAAAGTTGAAATTGACAAAAAAAGAGTTGGACAAACAGAAATTGATATTCTTCAGAAAAAAATAAATCTGGCTAAAGGTGATGACAAGTTGCTTTTTCAGGCATTGATGGATTCATGGTTGAGTAATAATAAAGCCTTGGATCAATATAAGCAATCTTTGCAAGATATTTCTGATAACAAAAGACGAACTGCGAAATTTAAAAGTGATCAAAAAGATAACAGCGATAAACAAATTGTTCATGAGGCTGCTTTGGCAAAATTACAAGAGGATTTTAATAAAGAAATAGCTCAATATTCAACTTTAGCATCTTTAAAAGATTCATTAAAGGGGAGGATTGAAACAAAGGAGTTAAACAAAATAAAATCTTGGTCAGAAGGTAGAGAAGCTCTTCAAAAGCTTTATAATAAAAAAGAAATTGACTTACAGGTTGCCCACCTTGAAGCAATGGTTACAATCTATTCTGGTTTTGATCTATCACTTCTTACGGAAGAACAACAAAAAGAAGTTTTGAAATTTATTTCTGAGGCCGGTAATAAAATTGCAGAGCTGAAAGCGAAAGCGAAAGCACAAGATCAGGATAAGCAAGATAAAACAAAAGGAGACCTTGGTAAAGATAATTCTGTTGATATACTTGGATTAAATCAGACACAATGGATTCAGATGTTTGATAATATTGAAAAAGGGACTGATATGCTTGGTACTATGTCAGGTGCCGTAGTTGCATTGCAGAATGCTTTTTCTCTTTACTATAAATATGTAGAAACTAATGAAAAAAGACAACTTTCGACTTATGAAAAAAACACTGAATCTAAAAAGAAAAGGTTAAAACAACAATTAGATAGTGGTATTATAAATCAGGAAACTTATAAAAAGTTAACCATAGAAGCTGACACTGAGCTGGAAAAGAAAAAAGCACAGCTTGCGGCCAAAGCTGCGAAAAGAGAAAGAGATATGCAAATTGCCAATATCATTGGGAATACAGCTCTTGGAATTATGAAAGTCTGGTCCGATCCTGGATATCCTATGGCTATTCCTTTATCTATTGCGGTGGGAGCTTTAGGAGCTGTTCAATTAGCAAATGTAATTTCAACGCCTTTACCTACTGCAGAAGGATATGAAGGTGGTTTCAATACTGAATATCCAATAATTAGAGAACAAGATGGCAGAAGATTTAATGTAAAACGAAAAAAACTTGTTAGCGGGGCAGTTGATCGACCAACTCATTTTATAGCCGGTGAAAATGGTGTTGAAATGGTTATTGATAATCCTACCTGGACAACTTATTCTCCTGCATTAAAACAGGCTATTTACAGTGCTAATGCTAAAGCCAGAGGCTATGAATATGGTTATAATATAAATGAGACTTTAAAACCTACTTCTGTTACTTCTGAGGAATCGAATTTATTATTGGCAAACGCTTTAATTAAATATTCAGGAGTAATGGAAAAAATTCAGGAAAAAGGAATTCCAACGTATATTGTTAAGAATGCGAGAAATGGAAAAGAATTAGGTGAAATGATAAAGGCTTATGATGATTTAGTTAATAAAAATATACATTAA